The Erigeron canadensis isolate Cc75 chromosome 4, C_canadensis_v1, whole genome shotgun sequence genome window below encodes:
- the LOC122597662 gene encoding mitochondrial Rho GTPase 1-like: MWTSDTDLEVPEVRILVVSDPGTGKSSLIHAAAYPESCDGAIPPKVPSRMPPTRFPEDMFPDRVPVIAFDVGAVDEEDNRQLGPFRRLNTSVVLVYCKSTFDRLRTFWLPLLKRINKGDSKFDDYKNVQFLLVILAGSRSELDKDSKYDDYKTEKWISMLMREFPQVEMCIEFSLGDRSQVMSIHDVFYAAQSAILHPRGPLLDPETQMLSRECVWALKRIFIMCDKDRDGALNDAELNDLQVKCFDEPIVTYFVNGTVAYNCSEGVNENGLTLRGFLMLNELCIAKGLTEVTWTVLRKFDYNNFLELSDDHIFLPIRRTPDQTVELTSEALEYLRGVYSSNDRDYVCSLIFSHLRFECYVDTSCLSEHAVESNEFGGLSLDGFLAQWAFITLLDPVFSVGSLIQLGYPDHPSSAVRVTRGRCVDRKKQQSDRNVFQCFVFGPKEAGKSSLLQSFVGRPFSETCTPTFWEYITVNTVDHPDGTRKTLILREIPNNMLLLREVAFSDCDIAVFVHDR, from the exons ATGTGGACATCCGACACGGACCTTGAAGTTCCTGAGGTTAGGATCTTAGTCGTCAGTGACCCTGGAACCGGAAAATCTAGTTTGATACACGCGGCCGCATATCCTGAAAGTTGTGACGGAGCAATTCCCCCCAAAGTTCCAAGTAGGATGCCACCTACTAGGTTTCCGGAAGATATGTTTCCGGATCGTGTTCCGGTTATTGCTTTTGATGTTGG TGCAGTGGATGAAGAGGACAACCGTCAACTTGGTCCATTCCGGCGTCTTAATACTTCAGTTGTCCTCGTTTATTGTAAATCTACCTTTGATCGTTTGCGTACTTTTTGGCTTCCCCTACTTAAAAGAATTAACAAG GGGGATTCAAAGTTTGATGATTACAAGAACGTGCAGTTTCTTCTTGTCATTCTGGCGGGTAGTAGGTCGGAGTTAGACAAGGATTCAAAGTATGATGATTACAAGACCGAGAAATGGATCTCAATGTTGATGCGAGAGTTTCCACAAGTCGAAATGTGTATTGAGTTTTCACTAGGCGACCGTAGTCAAGTTATGTCC ATCCATGACGTGTTTTACGCTGCCCAAAGTGCAATACTACATCCACGTGGTCCACTACTTGACCCCGAGACTCAAATGTTGAGTCGTGAATGTGTATGGGCATTAAAGAGAATTTTTATAATGTGTGATAAAGATAGAGATGGTGCTCTAAATGATGCAGAATTGAATGATTTGCAAGTCAAATGTTTCGATGAACCCATAGTTACATATTTTGTGAACGGAACTGTTGCCTATAATTGTTCCGAAGGAGTCAATGAGAATGGCCTTACCTTGAGAGGTTTTCTTATGTTAAATGAATTATGTATTGCAAAGGGCCTTACAGAAGTAACCTGGACTGTTCTAAGAAAATTTGACTACAATAATTTTTTAGAGCTTAGCGATGATCACATTTTCCTTCCAATCCGAAGAACTCCTGATCAG ACTGTGGAGCTGACAAGTGAGGCTCTGGAATATCTCAGAGGGGTGTATTCCTCTAATGACAGGGATTATGTGTGCTCTTTGATCTTTTCACATTTGAGATTTGAGTGCTATGTGGATACGAGCTGTTTGAGTGAACATGCAGTGGAGAGTAATGAGTTTGGAGGGTTATCACTGGACGGCTTTTTGGCACAG TGGGCTTTTATTACACTACTAGACCCAGTCTTTAGCGTGGGCAGCCTCATACAACTTGGATATCCTGATCATCCTTCTTCTGCAGTAAGAGTTACCAGAGGAAGATGTGTTGACCGCAAGAAGCAACAGTCTGACCGAAATGTCTTCCAGTGCTTTGTTTTTGGGCCTAAGGAGGCGGGAAAGTCCTCATTGCTGCAGTCTTTTGTTGGAAG GCCGTTTTCTGAAACTTGTACACCAACTTTCTGGGAGTATATAACAGTTAATACTGTTGATCATCCTGAC GGGACACGGAAAACTTTGATTTTACGAGAGATCCCTAATAACATGTTGCTACTTCGCGAGGTTGCTTTTTCAGACTGTGACATAGCAGTATTTGTTCATGACAGGTAA
- the LOC122596786 gene encoding SKP1-like protein 12, producing MSKSRSDAISRGFNGVSSAYRGPRPKLPVCCYDDDDECKIDQKPRYSKPRKIINCALYLVVKSVDGPNFRVDELSCGESIVLKETIEWRPRDTTYVEIYSHILEKVVYFLDNHVRLKNSDDHQKLKDFHSNFFKQNQTHFLALMEAAAVLQIHSLFDLTSEAVVDMIRGKTEEEILRIMNLDDHFTYQQMAEIEKEHGWWAF from the exons ATGTCAAAAAGTAGATCCGATGCAATTTCGCGAGGTTTTAATGGCGTGTCAAGTGCTTATCGCGGGCCGCGTCCTAAACTTCCGGTATGttgttatgatgatgatgatgaatgtaAAATCGACCAGAAGCCGCGTTATAGTAAGCCGAGAAAGATAATTAATTGTGCTCTGTATCTAGTGGTAAAGAGTGTTGACGGTCCCAACTTCCGGGTCGATGAATTGTCGTGTGGTGAGTCCATTGTTTTGAAGGAAACTATAGAGTGGAGACCACGTGACACGACCTATGTCGAGATTTATAGCCATATCCTCGAGAAGGTCGTGTATTTCCTTGATAACCATGTTCGGCTCAAGAACTCGGATGACCATCAGAAGCTGAAAGACTTCCATTCCaattttttcaaacaaaatcaAACCCATTTTCTTGCTCTCATGGAA GCTGCTGCAGTGCTCCAAATTCATAGCCTCTTCGACCTAACGAGTGAAGCGGTTGTCGATATGATCAGAGggaagactgaagaagagatTCTTAGGATCATGAACCTGGACGATCATTTCACTTATCAACAGATGGCAGAGATAGAGAAGGAACATGGCTGGTGGGCATTTTAA